A genomic window from Rhodococcus sp. KBS0724 includes:
- a CDS encoding alpha/beta hydrolase, with the protein MSSMPFFDGRRGQVHFRRWPASGDDTPVMSLVFLHGLGQHSGQYHRFAGALTSSGMEVWAIDHTGHGLSEGEPGVGAPLSDLAADAATLADIAREALPGVPQAVMGHSLGAVTALSMLTHQDHHFVSAVLCGIPRNAVAQAGWTDLADSGIPVLVVHGVDDRMAPIEPVRTWASTLPNVEMREFEDAGHDLLHEKVHASVSAVSRDFLLAHSH; encoded by the coding sequence ATGTCCTCCATGCCCTTTTTTGACGGTCGACGCGGTCAGGTCCATTTTCGGCGGTGGCCTGCTTCCGGGGACGACACTCCGGTGATGTCGCTGGTGTTCCTCCACGGGTTGGGGCAACACAGCGGTCAGTACCACCGATTTGCCGGCGCTCTGACGTCTTCCGGTATGGAGGTCTGGGCGATCGACCACACTGGGCACGGACTGTCCGAGGGTGAGCCGGGGGTGGGTGCGCCGTTGTCGGATCTTGCCGCTGATGCCGCGACGTTGGCGGATATCGCCCGTGAAGCGCTTCCCGGTGTCCCGCAGGCGGTCATGGGGCATTCTCTCGGCGCCGTGACAGCGTTGTCGATGCTGACGCATCAGGATCATCATTTTGTGTCGGCGGTTTTGTGCGGAATCCCGCGCAACGCGGTTGCCCAGGCCGGGTGGACGGACTTGGCGGATTCCGGGATTCCGGTCCTGGTGGTGCACGGCGTCGACGACCGGATGGCACCGATCGAGCCGGTGCGCACCTGGGCGTCGACGCTGCCGAATGTGGAGATGCGCGAATTCGAGGACGCAGGCCACGACCTGTTACACGAGAAGGTTCACGCCAGCGTGAGCGCCGTGAGCCGTGATTTCCTTCTCGCGCACAGTCATTGA
- a CDS encoding cysteine hydrolase family protein: MTEKLELDPATTAVVLIEYQNDFTTEGGVLHDAVAPVMESTGLLANTTTLVEAARAAGVTVMHAPITFAEGYNEITSHPYGILKGVVDGKAFVKGTWGAAIVDELTPQDGDILVEGKRGLDTFASTNLDFILRSKGIRTIILGGFLTNCCVESTMRTGYENGYRVITLTDCVAGTSVAEHENAITYDYPMFSHPVTSKDVLEALA, encoded by the coding sequence ATGACCGAAAAGCTCGAGTTGGATCCCGCAACCACCGCAGTCGTGCTCATCGAATACCAAAACGACTTCACCACCGAGGGCGGCGTCCTGCACGACGCCGTTGCCCCCGTTATGGAATCGACCGGACTCCTGGCAAACACCACGACGCTGGTCGAGGCTGCTCGCGCGGCCGGTGTCACAGTCATGCATGCGCCGATCACATTTGCCGAGGGTTACAACGAGATCACCTCGCACCCATACGGAATCCTCAAGGGAGTCGTGGACGGAAAGGCGTTCGTCAAAGGCACCTGGGGAGCGGCGATAGTCGACGAATTAACCCCGCAGGACGGCGACATTCTCGTCGAAGGCAAGCGCGGTCTCGACACTTTCGCGAGCACCAACCTCGATTTCATCTTGCGCAGCAAGGGAATCCGCACGATCATCCTCGGCGGATTTCTGACCAACTGCTGTGTCGAGTCCACCATGCGCACCGGTTACGAAAATGGTTACCGCGTCATCACTCTCACCGACTGCGTCGCGGGAACCTCAGTAGCGGAACATGAGAACGCCATCACTTACGACTACCCGATGTTCTCGCATCCCGTGACGTCCAAGGACGTGCTCGAGGCGCTCGCCTGA
- a CDS encoding FadR/GntR family transcriptional regulator: MDTTPLSRIPLSLAVSGRLRDAILDGSLPVGESLPTEQELAQTFSVGRSTVREALRVLQAQGLVTGADTVSTARPKVTHENTADSAATALSTAVQVGAVPLPDLVELRVLLEAAALRGVHEVPGAARVAIEEMRRAAEDNNASAFHDADVDFHVALAGAGGNRAFALVMTVLRESIAGYLMSELEAIEDSAATLGVLLAEHEAIADAITAGESDFAAQLVEKHVRGFYEGHTK; the protein is encoded by the coding sequence ATGGACACAACTCCGCTCTCGCGTATCCCGCTGAGCCTTGCGGTGTCGGGCCGGCTCCGCGACGCGATTCTCGACGGTTCCTTGCCGGTCGGTGAGTCCTTGCCAACGGAACAGGAACTGGCGCAGACTTTTTCGGTGGGCCGCTCCACTGTCCGCGAAGCGCTGCGTGTACTCCAGGCGCAAGGGTTGGTGACCGGCGCCGATACCGTGTCGACGGCCCGCCCCAAGGTCACCCACGAAAACACGGCCGATTCCGCAGCCACTGCGTTGAGCACGGCTGTGCAGGTGGGCGCCGTTCCGCTTCCGGACCTGGTCGAATTGCGGGTTCTCCTCGAAGCTGCCGCCCTGCGGGGTGTCCACGAGGTTCCGGGTGCCGCGCGTGTTGCCATCGAGGAGATGCGTCGGGCCGCCGAAGACAACAACGCGTCCGCGTTCCATGACGCGGATGTCGACTTTCACGTCGCCTTGGCGGGTGCCGGTGGAAACCGGGCCTTTGCGTTGGTGATGACGGTTCTGCGCGAGAGTATTGCCGGTTATCTGATGAGCGAACTCGAGGCGATCGAGGACTCGGCGGCCACGCTCGGTGTTCTGCTCGCGGAGCACGAAGCCATCGCCGACGCGATAACGGCCGGTGAATCCGATTTTGCGGCGCAGCTTGTCGAGAAGCATGTGCGAGGTTTCTACGAAGGACACACGAAATGA